CCAATTGCCCAACGCCGGCAGCAAACTAGAGTAGTTGTAGtcacctcaactcctacagagcaaggattgaaaCCGACGTGCAGGAtatgtgtcccgattgtaacctggGCCCACACGACACCTGTTTAACTGGCCAACCAGAAccgctcgactcagacccagatctctcTGGACACatcccaccttagtcgcagagttcctccACCTGGatgcagatgcggtgaatagctatcgGCTGAATATTGTTTTTGGAGAACGGCCGCCTCTCATCGCACCTGAAACAATTGCCCAACGACGGCAGCAAACTAGAGTAGTTGTAGTCACCTCAACTCctgcagagcaaggattgattcCGACGTGAAGGAtatgtgtcccgattgtaacctggGCCCATGTGACACCTGTTTAACTGGCCAACCAgaaccactcgactcagacccagatccctctggacacaCACCACCTTAGTAGCAAAGTTCCTCGACCAGGATGTTCATTAGAACCAGattgacgaaagatagaacaactcttacaataacaacaacaaccaatcccatggcagccggttgtacgtaccggttgacccgatggagttcttcatcggcaagagctgccgcctcagtgtataatacactgctacaacaacaacaataacagcaacaatcataaggatattgggttgcccaaaaagtaattgcggattttttaaaagaaagtaaatgcatttttaataaaacttagaatgaactttaatcaaatatactttttttacacttttttttctaaagcaagctaaaagtcacagctgataactgacataagaaagaatgcaattacagagtcacaagctgtgaaaaaatttgtcaacgccgactatatgaaaaatccgcaattactttttgggcaacccatagattaacttaaaattacaaaaaaaaaatacagctgCATGGCATAGGGTATCAATATCTCGACCTTAGTCTCATTTTCTATTTGTATTGTAAAATATCAGTTTTATTTGTTATCTACTACTGCTAAACATTTACAAAACATTGACTCAGTACAAAGTttataactaaaaatatttacagttcataacaataaaaaaaaaggttataacaaaaaattgggGAAAACTTAAGCTAAAATATTTGGATCagtgtaaaacaaaaaaaaaaaaaagacgggAAACACTTAAATTCTATTACCATCCAGATGAGGACCAGCCTTTGTGATAATCGCTGCTGCTGACTAAATATTCGCTGCTGTGATCGCCACCATAACCACCATGTCCATGACCATGGCCATGACTCTCATGATGAACATGAATGGGGACATGGACGGGCACATGAACCACCTTTTCAACGGGCACATGGACTATTTTCTCAACAGGAACTTCTTTGACGACTTGTTTGATGACAAGCTTCTCAACGGGCACCTCTTTGACGACTTCTTTGATTACAGGCACCTTTTGCACATGATGATGATGTACCGTGTGAACTTTGTATGGCACATGAATCGTATGATGTTCACTGGGTGTCAAGTAggttaagaaaagaaaaatgaaataagacatttaattcataaaaaaaaaatcattagccCTTAATTCGAATGTGTGCCAAATGTAAGACAAAGTCTTTTTCCATCACTTGAGTGAaataatgaaagtgaaaatgttggttagtttttgtttttactattgGACTTGTAATGTCAATAATGAACTTGAGGCCAGACGACAAaccattaaaaatagaaaaattcaaaaaaaaaaaaactacacatCAAAGGTTCCCATCACTTAGTATGGGAAATATGCCCATTTCAATGCATAGCGCCATTGCTGGTAATGGCGATGTGGCGCAAATTTTAACTCACCGCCAGTTATGAATTTTAATTCGTGTCTTGAGGCCCAATAATTATTTTAGTATTCCGCATAATTATCGCAAGAGATTCATGTTGTTGTGGGCAACAATTATTGCATTATGTCCGGCAATGCGGCAGTGAATTAAAGACGCTTTGTTGTTTATTCGTTTTCATTTAAAGCGTTTTCTTGGTTggcttttttttggattttgggtGTTTTGATGTTTGGATGTGTGACAACTTGGAAGTGTGGTGTATATTTCGTCAACCCGTGCCAACGAAATGTGGCAAAGTTTCAGTAAAACCAACAGCAACAATGACTACAACTACAAACTTATATTTGCAGACATTTTTTATCGGCAAATGGCAAACAATTACAattgaaatgtgaaaaaatagTAGTTAATTATTTAGCAATAAAatgcaacaacagcaaaaacaaacacaacaatCGACGCGACAACACGACTAgcaattatttttgttaaatctcTACTACTAGtaaagcaaataatttttttttcttggccaTGGTAAACTTTATTTGCCAGAGTATTCCAATAAAATTTGTTACGGAATTCCATGTTAAATGCATGAAAATGTCTACACATATATATGTGTGACGTTTTATATTAACCCATTGTGGGTGTCATATGGGAGACCTAATTGCAACCGGAAGTAGACCATGATAtaagcagaaaatgtttggcaTGTTTAATTGAAGACAATAagctgaaaataaaaaaacaagtatgtgttctaagtcttttgatttttatcgtattaccccccaccataggttAGAGGGTATATTTAttcagccatttcgtttgcaactaatcgaaatgtccatttccgatcctacaaagtatatatattattggtcgtcataaaattctaagcccgtgtgtctgtccgtcgcACAGTGGCTCGGGCAGAGGAAAAGGTTGGCAAAAATCAACATTTTCATGAGCGCCTGCGAAATTTTGAAGGTACCTATGTTATGTAAAACTTTCCAACAATTTCAAAAAtggtacatatattgggttgcccaaaaagtaattgcggatttttcatatagtcggcgttgacaaattttttcaacggcttgtgactctgtaattgcattctttcttctgtcagttatcagctgttacttttagcttgctttagaaaaaaagtgcgcgaaattttgtttacatttgtttgtttggcgtcaattttaatatggagcccacaaaggagcattttcgtcatattttactttattatttccgtaaaggaaaaaacgcggaacaggttgctaaaaagttacgagatgtgtatggtgataaagccttaaaaggaagacagtgtcaaaattggtttcgcaaattccgttctggagatttttcacttaaagatgagccacgttcaggtcggccaaatgaagttgatgatgaccaaatcaaagtaTTAATcgtcgaattggatcgtcatgtaactgagcgtgagataggagaaaagctaaatataccaaaatcaaccgttcattatcacataaaaagtcttggactggtgaaaaagcttgacatttgggtaccacatgtattgaaagaaattcatttaacaaaccgaagaatcaacgcttgtgatatgcaccttaaacgcaatgaattcgatccgtttttaaaacgaatcataactggagatgaaaaatggattgtttataacaacgttagtcgaaaacgatcatggtccaagcatggtgaaccagctcaaactacttcaaaggctgatatccaccaaaagaaggttgtgctgtctgtttggtgggattggaagggtgtggtatattttgagctgcgtctaaggaaccaaacgattaatgcggatgtttactgtcaacaattggacaaatttaatacagccatcaaggagaagcgaccagaattggtcaatcgtaaaggtgtcatattccaccaggacaacgctagaccgcacacatctttggtcactcgccaaaaactgagtgagcttggctgggaacttttgatgcatccaccatatagccctgaccttgcaccatcagactaccatttatttcgatctttgcagaactccttaaatggtaaaactttcggcaatgatgaggctataaaatcgcacttggttcagttttttgcagataaaggccagaagttctatgagcgtggaatactaaatttgccaggaagatggcaaaaggttatcgaacaaaatggcaattatatatttgattaaagttcattctaagttttattaaaaatgcatttactttcttttaaaaaatccgcaattactttttgggcaacccatattacttggcaaaattgtcgtaacagaacactatgtgcaaaatttcaaccaaatccgacaaaaattgcggccttcaagggcttaagaagtcaaatcgggagatcgctttatatgggagctatatcaggttctcgaccgatttggaccgtacttggca
The genomic region above belongs to Stomoxys calcitrans chromosome 5, idStoCalc2.1, whole genome shotgun sequence and contains:
- the LOC106092953 gene encoding uncharacterized protein LOC106092953 isoform X2, with translation MLLAAMLGLACGSPGGFFGKHEHHTIHVPYKVHTVHHHHVQKVPVIKEVVKEVPVEKLVIKQVVKEVPVEKIVHVPVEKVVHVPVHVPIHVHHESHGHGHGHGGYGGDHSSEYLVSSSDYHKGWSSSGW
- the LOC106092953 gene encoding uncharacterized protein LOC106092953 isoform X1, producing MTSFKIIMLLAAMLGLACGSPGGFFGKHEHHTIHVPYKVHTVHHHHVQKVPVIKEVVKEVPVEKLVIKQVVKEVPVEKIVHVPVEKVVHVPVHVPIHVHHESHGHGHGHGGYGGDHSSEYLVSSSDYHKGWSSSGW